The region GTTGAAGCTCGTCGCCTGCTTCTCCTTGTACTGGAAATCAACGGCGACCTTCTGCGGGGTATAATCGACATCCAGTATGTTGCCATCCATACGGATCACCCCGTCAGCAGACTCAAGGGTGTGCTTATCGGTGCGGACCGTATGGACCTCCTGCTTATAGTCTGCGAAGGTATACCATTCCGCATTCATATTCTGCAGAAGTTCCTCCAGTCCGCGCTCATCCTCCGGCAGATCCAGCGTTACCGCCGTATTCAGCGGAAGCTCCGGCATCGCCTTGCCTGTTCTGCCAATCCCCTGCAGCAGCTCCGGAGGCAGACTGTACAGAGAGGAAGAGAAGGCCACTGAAGTGTCAGTCTGTTCCATATAGTGAGTCTCTCCATCCGGGAAAAGCACCGCCGAATTGAAGAACCCCATGCCTGCGGCAGAATACTCCTTGTCATACGTCCAGTAGCTCTCGGCAGCAACGCCGAGCGGTGCCACGCCCCCCTCTGCCAGCACATTAATGAACTGATTCATCTTCCCGCGCAGCGACCGGTCATTCGAATTGATCGGCGGTCTGACCGCAGGGGCATTGACAATGATGCTGCCGTTGCGGGACTGGACGGCTCTGAGCGCCTCCAGATACCGCTTCATGGCGGGGAAATCGGTATTTGCGAATACCGGACGGACACTCGCGATGAAGGGAATACCGCTTGTATAGAGGCGTTCAGCCAGTTGCTCCAGCAGATTCAGATCCGAGAAGGGATAGATCTCCTTGATGACCAGATACATTTGCGGCTGCGCGGTATAGTGCAGCCAATCCTTCAGCACATAGGCCGCTGCTATGGCTGTGAAATCGCCCTGCTTCAGATAAGGCAGGTAGGCGGAGCGGCCGCTGCTTACCGCAAACGGCACTTGTGCCCCCCCGTCTGATGAGGACCACGTTCCATAAGAACGCCCTGCGGCCGAAGCGGTTATATAGGGCATCCCTTCGGCCTCCAGCGGAATGCCGGTGAAGCCGCCGATGGAGAGGCTTGCGCCCGCTCTATGCCATACCCCGGTCTTCAGCCGCAGCGTCTGCTGCATCCGGGAAGGCGGTCTATATCCAACATGCAGCATAGCCCCCTTATACCCGGCTGCCTCCTGAAGGTAGGCTTGATTCGTAACCTCAAGCTCATCATTGTTAATTACAGTGATCACGCCGGAATAGCCCTTCATGCCGCCAGGCGCATAAGAGGAAATAGGCTTCAGCGTGACCTGTGCGCTGTAAGCGGCAAGCAGCCGCTGCAGCTCGGCCACATTCCCCTCCTGGCCTGTATTCTTCGCCAGGCTGTCGAACAGCAGCAGAATCCGCTGCGCCGGAGCCGGAGAAGCGGCAGCGGATGCCGGCCCGGCAGAGGGCAGCAGCTCAGCCGTCAATACAAGGAACAGCAGAATGACGATCCCTCTGCGTCTCACATGCCCACCCCTTTATTCAGTGCCGGATATTCCTTGAGCGGCCGTGCAGACGGTGCAGACGGCACCGATCGGCGTGAAGAGATTCCACGGCCGATTACGCTGGCAGCCGTCTGGAAGATAATCAGATCGAAGGCTAGAGTGAACAGGAATTCATGCTTGGCAATATCCGCGTCACCCGCACCGATAATGGAGACTACAATACCTGACAGTCCGACCAGCATCGTAGCCAGAATCACCAGCAGACGCTGCATGCCCCGGAAATCCCGGGTGCGGACAGACCGGGCGAACGATGGCATATAGACCCCTATTGTTACGGCCATCCAGAGAAGAATGAAGGCGAAGGGACGGGGGGCCAGCTTCTCCTTAAGCGTGCTGTACAAGCTGAAGAAATGGCTCTGCGCCCGGAACTCCTTACCTGCGGACTGTTCATAGTTCCCCATAGCCGCCGGCTTAATTTTATAAGCACTCTCAGCAGCCGTGTCCAGAATCGAGCCCAGCTCATTCGGGTGCGAAGCATAATAGGTCAGAATGGAGACAAAGCCGTAACGGCTGTAGAAATTTTTATCCAGCAGCTCGGATTTCACATCCACCGTCCCGTATTGGTCATAGTACGTATTCTCTTTGAGAATCGCGTACTGTTCATTGATCCCGAAGGAATCAAGGGCGATCTCCGGATTCTTGGATTCCATCAGCACCCCGCGCGTCATCGCATGGTACTGGTTAATATTCACGAACTCTTTGGAGATATTAAGATACGTCGCAATTCCGGCGAACATCATCAGACCGGCCGACAGCAGTGTAACCCAGCGGAACAGCTTGTCCCGGCGGATCAGCACCAGCGGAATCGAGAGCAGGGAAATCACCATCCCCACCGGAGCATTCTGCTGCTTGGAGGTAGTCAGGATCAGGGTGCTGATCAACAGGATCGCCAGCATGGCATAATCGTTATATCTCTTCCGGTACAGCAACAGCCAGGAGGCGAACACCAGAATCATGGTCACCATCACCAGGCTCTCGCCGAAGAAGGAGCTGAAATAGTTGGTATAGCCTGTATCCCCGAAAATGAACACCGCAAGCGCCGCGACTGCCATACCCCGCTTAGGTGACATTTTCACCGTGATCGCTTCAACCAGCAAGTAGACTGCGGCAACATACAGCACGGTGTAGATTGCAGCCTGGAAGCGGATATCGAAGACCTCGCGGCTGAAAAACAGCTTGTTGACGAAGATTGCCAGCTTGATGAACAGGGACTGGGAGGAGACCACCATCGTGCTGTTCTCGTTGAAATATTGAAAGATTCCGAACTGCTTCACGAAATAGCCGAAGTACTGGCTGTCATAGTCCGGAGCGTTGAAATACAGGCCGTTGCTATATATAATCCGGTAAAAGTCTCCGTTATCCGCCATGCCGATATAAGGGGAGGTAAACAGCGAAATAGCCGTCACCAGCAGCACGCAGAACGCGGCGGCAAATGCCGGAGTAATCCGAAAGCCAGCTAACGTGATACCGGGCCGGGTCGATGTAAGCTCTAGGTTGTCTATCATTCCGATTCCCCTTTTGGTTATATTATGGAGCCTTATAGGAGTAAGCCAGCAGTGCCATCAGGTTATCAAAAGAATATGCCTGCCCGGAGGCAGGATCACCAAAGCCGCCGTATAGCGGACTTGAAGGATCTGTCACTCTGAATTCATTCATCCGTTCTATACTGGACCGATAGAGCTCACCATCCTCCAGCACGGCTCCAATCATGGCTGTGAGTGCATAGACCGCTGTTGAACGGATATCATTAGCCGGCTTGCCCTCACGTGTATATTGTCCGAATAAGGTTCCCGCTGCGACCTGAGCTTTGATGAAGCTGATGCTTGCCGGCTTTTGGCGGCCGGTCTCTGCCAGATGAAGAATAGTCAGCAGAGATTCTACCGAGTTGATGCCTTCGGAGCTGTACTGTCCACTCTGGTAATCGAAGCGGGTCTCATAGAATGGAAAAGAATCGGACAAATATCCCTCCTCCAAAATACCGCTCATATTCTTCAACAAATTCTTTTGTAATTCGCTAGATATCGACAATTTCTGCAATACACTCAGATCAATATAACACAAAGTTACGAATCCGTTGACCACTTTCAAATAATTGTCATAGATGTCATAAATGTAACCTTTTTTAGCATTGTTTTTATAGAACCGTTCTCCATATTTATCGGCTTCTCTGGTATATTCCGGCTGGTTAAATGCCTGCCCCGCCTCATATAAAGCTCCGATCATGCGCAGGTCATCCACCGCTGCATTCACGGGATAACGCTTCTGCTGCTTGGGACTGTAGCGGTAGCTGAAACCGCCCTCCATATCGAAGGTTCTGCGGGCCGTCTCCCACTGCCGGTCAAACAGCTCCTGATTGCGGGTCCGGACTGCCGTCTCCATCAGGAGAGAAGCGGACTCGCTCAGAATCTCATGGCCGGTAGCTACCTCTGCCGCTTCAGAGGTCTCCTTCAGATTCGTATATACCCCGTCGGGGCCTGTAAGCTGCGTATTTATGAAATGGAATAATTCCTGCTGTTCCCGTGTAGGCTCAAGCTGAGGCGCTTCATCCGGCCGGGTAGTCCCTGCGGGAGAGACCGCCGGAGTATAGACGGGAGAAGATGGCGCCGGGCCGGCCTGATTGCCGCCGCAGGAGGTTAGCAGGAGCAGCGACATCCCCAGAACAGCAGCCTTCTTATATCTGCTTTCCAATCGATCACATCCTTAAATGACAACTACCAATTGATCCATACTAATATAACGGTAATTATTGTCACATTATTTACTGTTTCTTCGAACATTATGTGTCAGCATCACATATTTCTCCTTTTTCTCCAAAAAAAAGAGCCACTCCTAGTCTTAACGACCGGAACAGCTCTTATGAATGCTTAGGTATTATCTCTAGCTCTCTTTAATTCTCCGGTACGTGGCCTCATCGGCGACGATGTAGAGTCTGGCATCTGCCGGAATCGGCTGGTCCAGCTTACGGTTAATGCCCAGATCACCGCGGTCGGACAGCAGGGTCGCCCCCTCGCGCAGCAGGTCCTGAAAGGCCTCACCATAGGTTGTCCAGCCGCGGCGGCGGGGAATTTCATAGATATCATCCCCGTGCTCACGGCTGAGAAGCTGGGTGATCACCTCAGAATTGCCCTCCTGCAGGGCAGAGCGGACGGCCAGTCTGGAGATCGCATCATGGGAGAGCACGAACTCGTTCACCTGCACATGCTTGAAGTTCTGAATGTTCTTTTCCTGCATAATCTCTACGGTTGTATGTACCTGCGGGGCAATCCGCTCAATGCTGGAAGCAATCAGCAGCGACTTGCCGTCGCTCAAGGAAGCTTCGTCGATACGGGTGTCGCTGAACACAATCGCTGCTCTGGCGCTCCCGATATTTGCCTTCAGCAGAATGTCATCGCTTGCAGCATCGCCGCTGATGAAGTGGACCTGCTCCATGGCTTCCAGCGGATGCCGTCCGTTCTCATCGATAATGACCACTTTGCATTCCCTGTCGTAACACAGAATCTCATCTACTGCCGCCTGTGTCTTGCGGTTCCAGTTAATCAGCACCACATGATGTTGTCCGTGAAAGGTCAACGTTCCGGCTCCTCTCCTGCGCTGCATCTCGCCCATGGCATCGATAATCTTGCCGATCACCAGACTGAGCAGACCAATGCCAAAGATATATAAGAAAATCGTAAATACTTTGCCGGTAACGGTAGCGGCGAAGTAATCGCCATACCCTACAGTAGCCATGGTGGTCATCACCCAATAAAAGGCGTTGAACCAGCTATGAAACGTGTCCGGCTCCAGCAGGAAGGCGATGGTTGCACTTAGAAGAATGAAGGCCAGAATAATAAAAGCAATGGACTTCTTCTTCAGATGAAGCAGCTTGCCGGATAATTGGATTAGAAAATGCAACGCTCATCCCTGCCTCCCGGTTGAATTGAGCCGGCGGGCAGCAGCCTGCGTCTAGTCCCTTGCGGGGCACAACTGCCGGCCGCCTGCCAAAACTAAATAATCAGACTGCTGACTGCGAAGGCCGTCCCGATGAACACCATGCAGAGCATGACGCCGACCGCCACATTCCCCTTCTCCAGCTGCTCTGAAATCCGGAAGCCGGGTGTGAACAGCTCGAAGATCCAGTAAGAAGCGATCAGGCAGACATAGCCCACCGCGAACCAGAGCATCATGAACCAGATGGAGGTATTGGTATAAGCCGCTACTCCAAGAATGACCGCCGTCGCCAGGAACTTGCCGCCGAACGCCAGCGCTACCGCCACATTCCCCTTCTTCAGCTCCTCCATATCCTTGAAGGGAGTCATGAGCGCGAAGATCACCATACCCAGCACTTGAAGCAGAACAATGGTCAGAATACTGACCACCAGATTAATTACGATCGTCATTTAGCCCACCCCCGAAATTTCGCATAGGCCGAATCATAGTCGGCGAAATCATGTACTTCCTCCAGCACCACAGAAGCTGTCTTCTGCTTCTCCAGCGCGGCATAG is a window of Paenibacillus sp. FSL H3-0469 DNA encoding:
- a CDS encoding ion channel, with amino-acid sequence MHFLIQLSGKLLHLKKKSIAFIILAFILLSATIAFLLEPDTFHSWFNAFYWVMTTMATVGYGDYFAATVTGKVFTIFLYIFGIGLLSLVIGKIIDAMGEMQRRRGAGTLTFHGQHHVVLINWNRKTQAAVDEILCYDRECKVVIIDENGRHPLEAMEQVHFISGDAASDDILLKANIGSARAAIVFSDTRIDEASLSDGKSLLIASSIERIAPQVHTTVEIMQEKNIQNFKHVQVNEFVLSHDAISRLAVRSALQEGNSEVITQLLSREHGDDIYEIPRRRGWTTYGEAFQDLLREGATLLSDRGDLGINRKLDQPIPADARLYIVADEATYRRIKES
- a CDS encoding DUF350 domain-containing protein, with product MTIVINLVVSILTIVLLQVLGMVIFALMTPFKDMEELKKGNVAVALAFGGKFLATAVILGVAAYTNTSIWFMMLWFAVGYVCLIASYWIFELFTPGFRISEQLEKGNVAVGVMLCMVFIGTAFAVSSLII